From the genome of Polyodon spathula isolate WHYD16114869_AA chromosome 14, ASM1765450v1, whole genome shotgun sequence, one region includes:
- the LOC121327432 gene encoding von Willebrand factor C domain-containing protein 2-like has translation MLFDSKMCVKAVNALHSLLLLALCLQCAFGFSVAGQVNTCEANGSVYYVGEWYFLDSDHCTQCECTVEGAACARTECTSLPPACMHVSHYPTDCCPRCEKIGCEYRGEVFELGEQFQPSECEQCTCDMDGIARCLVADCAPPPCVNPVYEKGKCCPECKDGPNCYADSSQTQVIPGGEPVWIDSCTKCRCHDGQDAGYWEGNRVAQCVRVQTCTLDDGHSDN, from the exons ATGTTGTTTGATTCTAAGATGTGCGTTAAAGCAGTCAATGCTCTTCATTCCTTGCTTTTGCTGGCGCTGTGTTTGCAGTGCGCCTTTGGGTTTTCCGTGGCGGGGCAGGTGAACACCTGTGAGGCCAATGGCAGTGTCTATTATGTGGGCGAGTGGTACTTTCTGGACTCTGATCACTGTACCCAGTGTGAGTGCACTGTCGAAGGAGCGGCCTGCGCTAGAACCGAATGCACCTCTCTGCCCCCAGCCTGTATGCATGTCAGCCACTACCCAACCGACTGCTGCCCGAGGTGCGAGAAAATAGGCTGCGAGTATAGGGGAGAGGTCTTTGAGCTCGGAGAACAGTTCcag CCCTCAGAGTGCGAGCAGTGCACCTGTGACATGGACGGCATCGCCCGCTGTCTGGTGGCGGATTGCGCCCCCCCTCCCTGTGTCAACCCTGTCTACGAGAAAGGGAAGTGCTGCCCAGAGTGCAAAGACG GCCCAAATTGTTACGCAGACTCTTCCCAGACACAAGTGATTCCAGGAGGGGAGCCAGTGTGGATTGATTCCTGTACCAAGTGCCGGTGCCACGACGGGCAGGATGCCGGCTACTGGGAGGGTAACCGCGTGGCCCAGTGTGTGCGAGTGCAGACCTGTACTCTGGATGATGGGCACAGCGACAACTGA